A genomic window from Solanum dulcamara chromosome 11, daSolDulc1.2, whole genome shotgun sequence includes:
- the LOC129872531 gene encoding uncharacterized protein LOC129872531 → MSVEDMLKQIMTDQAKLASDVRQNQLATQNLEKQLGKLASAHSSRQQWGLPGNTDPNPKQVDVVSTRSGRPLTKLAPKAQSAKEKGKEQVGQEGEPSGSKAIEEPKTKPPPSFPQKFKKKKEEECFAKFIDLLKQVQINLPLIDVLQEIPKYAKFVKDIVVNKSKLAEFVTVALTKEYSSRILNKIKLPTKLKDPGSFTVQVTIGKYSNTKGICDLSASINLMPRSMLKKLGLGELKATTILLQLADHSVARPDGIIEDVLVQVGSLIFPVDFFVLDF, encoded by the coding sequence ATGAGTGTTGAGGACATGTTGAAACAAATCATGACAGACCAAGCCAAGCTAGCTTCCGATGTCCGACAAAATCAACTAGCTacccaaaatttagagaaacaGCTTGGGAAATTGGCAAGTGCACATAGTTCTCGCCAACAATGGGGCTTACCAGGTAACACTGATCCCAATCCCAAACAGGTGGATGTCGTAAGTACTCGTAGTGGTCGCCCACTCACTAAATTGGCTCCCAAAGCACAATCGGCAAAGGAAAAAGGCAAAGAGCAAGTCGGACAAGAAGGTGAACCTAGCGGTTCAAAAGCAATAGAGGAACCAAAGACAAAACCTCCTCCTTCATTtcctcaaaaatttaaaaaaaagaaagaagaggagtGTTTTGCAAAGTTTATAGATTTGTTGAAACAGGTGCAAATTAATTTGCCTTTAATTGATGTTTTACAGGAAATTCCAAAGTATGCTAAATTCGTCAAGGATATTGTGGTCAATAAAAGCAAGTTAGCTGAATTTGTAACTGTGGCACTCACTAAAGagtatagttcaagaatcttgaacaaaaTCAAGCTTCCAACTAAACTAAAAGATCCAGGTAGTTTCACGGTGCAGGTAACCATCGGTAAATATAGTAATACAAAAGGTATTTGTGATCTGAGTGCTAGTATCAACTTAATGCCTAGatccatgcttaagaaattaggccTAGGAGAACTTAAAGCAACAACTATTTTACTACAATTAGCGGATCATTCTGTAGCTAGACCTGATGGTATCATTGAAGATGTTTTGGTACAAGTAGGATCCCTCATCTTTCCTGTTGATTTTTTCGTTTTAGATTTTTAA